A stretch of DNA from Balearica regulorum gibbericeps isolate bBalReg1 unplaced genomic scaffold, bBalReg1.pri S36, whole genome shotgun sequence:
CTCTAGGGTGGAAGGACATGAAGTCCTACACTGATGTCCTGTGCAGGGTTGAAGCAATGGGTTACTGATCCTGGGCCAGGGAGAGCACCCTGGATCCTGGCTCCTGCCCTGGGTCTGGCTGGctggagttatttttcttcatagcagcccgAACAGTGCTATTTTGGGTTTGTGACTAAAAGAGTGATGATAACACACCAGAGCTTTGGCTATTGCTGACGGTGTTTGCATGGTCTCAAGGTCTTCTGTTTCCCACTCTGCCCTGcaaggagaaggctgtgggtgtgcaagaagctgggagggaagacaatgaggacagctgaccccagctgaccaaagagatattccatgcCCTATAACATCATGTTTATCAACAAAAATGGAGGAGAGGGGGGTTTGGGGCATGCAGCCATAGCTTGGGGTCTGGCTGGGTATCACTGCActtgtgggaggtggtgagcGATTGTCTTTGTTTCATCTCTGTagttgttttctctctccctctttcaattactttttttaatctcaacccataagttttcttaattttgctcTCTATTCTCTTCTCCCGTCCtactgggggcaggggggcagtgtgtggctgcgtggggctggtCCGCCAGGCAGGGTCAGCCCACACCAGCCCTCTTCATATCTATTGCAAGCAACACACCCCACCTCATATTGGGGCAGAAACCCCAAAGAttcctttctgcagcaatgGTATTTGATGTAAATAGACCTTGAGCTCCTCCTGCCATGCACCCCAGCTCAACAACTCCTTTCTCCGCTGCTAGGACCATGAGATATCCCATTCTTCCTAACCCTGTAAGGACTCCAGCAGCCCCATTTCTTTAAGATATCGTTTCCTCTTGCTGGTAGTAATCAATTGCTTGGCAATCATCAAATCGCTtataacagaagaaataatctCGTCCAACATGTGTTCCATGGAGCAAAATGATAAGTTCAGGGGCACGTTGagttttgtagatttttttttgcccgTGGGTGGCCTCATTGGCATGTGAAATTGTTGTGACAGGGTTTCTCTGTGATCAGTCTAGGCTTTCCGTGCTACAGTGGCACCAGAAGGACCCATGACCTGTACGAATCcatggtgctggggaggggctgCCGTCTTGAGTGATGGCGAAAAGGGCCAGGAATTCCCAGGGCAGCGGCTGCCAAAGTgacttcctttctctccttttttgcAGCCTCCTCTCTCTTCTCGTCTCAATGCCGCTCTCTCACAGCTTTCCTCCAGCTGCTACCGTTGGCTGTGTCCTCTGCGGGTAAGTGCAGCCTGACCTCTCAGAAGATGCTCTCCTGCTGAACTGAGCCTTTGACGGCGAGGCGGGGTTGAGTTGTGTTTTgtaaaagggagggaaaaggggtgtctcatttcccttttcctctcagAAAGTTCCCTCCCATCCTCCacatcctttctttcttccttagaCCTTCTGCCGAGCCCTACACTCTCTGCAGACCCCAGTTACCATTATTATTATGAAGGGGAATATCTCGCTTTGATCTGCTTGGCTACGACAAAGAGGAACATAGGTGGATTTCGGTTCTTCAATCAAAGCGGGGACCAAATCTACCTGCAAGCACCTTACTCCCTCCCAAAAGCCCGGCTGCAGCTCACAGCTACAAACACATCTAGAGAGTACACGTGCATGTATTTTGTGGAGGACTTCGGACACCAAATTCCTTCCAATAGGAGCCTTCCTCTTTCAATTGAGGTTCGGGGTAGGTTGGTCTTGTCTTATGGTCTCATCAGCCCAGACACCACATGCCTCCCTTTAGAGCATCATCTTGTTCGATGGCCTCGTCTTTTGGTTGCCAGTGTACAGATGAAGTTGCTCTGGCTTCTCACAAGCTCCTGTTGTGCTCCTGCATTTCTCTGAGAAAGCCGGAATAAGTTGGCCTAGGAGCTGTGTCACCTCCAAGAGGTCTTACAGCAGTGAGCCTGCCCAAGCCTTTCATTAGGGTTCAGGGTGTATTACATGCCTTTCTACTTTGGGCGtgtaaaaatacttattttctgtgcttcagagaATACAAAGAAACCGCTCAAGCTGCTTTGAGTTCTTATCTCTGAGATTGGTGggtcttttctcctctgtccgTGGTTCAAGGGTATAGGAAAGAGAGCCACGAGTGAGCCCCAGAAGCTGTTCTGTAGTTCAAGGCTCTGTATTTGCCCCAGCAATAGTCAGAAGAATAATTAACTTCCTTTCTAGTCCCTTTGTCAAGGCTGAGTTGTGACATTGGGAAAAATCATGGGCTTTGTGCACAGGTCCTGATGTCATAGACAGCTGATTTGGTTGGGTTATGTGTTGTGttatgtttgtttggtttttccccagctgctcccgTGGCCCCAACGTTATCCCTGGATCCTCAGCAGGAGTTCTATAGAATCGGGGACTCTGTCAGGCTACTCTGCTCCATCCCCTCATCTGCAGATTATGTCAGAGAAGTCCAGTACTATGCGGACCATGGATTTCAGATGTCCATCCCAGTATCGAACATGAGAAACTACAGCTATGACCTCAGCATCACGGGAAAGGAGGTCTCTGGGTCTTACAGCTGTGCCTATTTTGTAACTCTGTCTGATCGTCCTGTTCTCTCAGAAAGGAGCCACTGGATCAACGTCAACATGAAAAGTGAGTTTTCAAACCCATCCAGTGACTACTGACCCATCTTCAGTTAATTCATTCCCTGTGTGCTTCTCTATGAATTCGTCTATGAGCCTCATCTCCATCCCTTCCTGTCCTATGACCATCCATCTCTCTGCGTCAGCCCCTCTATCCATCACTAAATGAGCTCATTGCCATACCTGCCCATTCTTTTACAAACAACAATAAGGAGAGATACTGGAGAAAACGATCTCAATGAAAAGATTTtgggcagggggcgggggggaagttTGTGTCATGGTAAAGTCACCATTGATTCTTCCCAGGCCATAAAATCAGCTGGATTAGAGACATCATTGTTGGGGGTTCCTTCTTTACCATCAATGgcctcatctttttcttctcccatcgCCTGATGAAGAGAAGaggtaaatattttactttcattaatTCTTAGACCCCTGGGACTTCATTTTCCTTGCCAAATAATGACCCTTTTTGACTGTTATCCCACCTTCCttgccaaagaaagaaaagaaacaaacaaacctttTGTTCAAAGCTGGTTTGGGAGGTTGTTCTGGACAGAGAATTTGAAAAGTATTGCTCCTCAATGGTGGCTGAGTCAGCATccctgcaggtatttaaaagatgtgtagatatggcacttagggacatggtttagtgctAGGCTTATGGTTGAACTcgatgatcttcaaggtcttttccagtCTAAAAGATAgtatgattctctgattctctgAGTctcaccctcctccttccttcaaTCCCCAAATTTATCTCCCTTAAAGATGCAAGACTGAAGAGAAGCCATTTctgatgctgctgcttccctcaTTTGCAGATCTGAAAGAGGGATTCCGGATGGACTAAtgagaggaatgagaagaaaaatcccttAAAGGTTTTACTCCATTTAGCTAAGGCCATCGTTCCCTCGGGGCCTGCCTGATTCCTCGTTGTCTGCCTCAGATTCTGCAAGAAGCAGAAGTGGTGCATGTTCAACCGGCATTGTTTTGGCCGCTCCTTTCCTCTGTGCAGACCCCTGTGCCTTCCAACCTGCCTTGGGTCCATTCTAATAAAGCTGGACATTATGTTTTGGTCTTGTGGGTTTCATGGAGAGATGCACGTTTCCATGCTCCTTCCCAAAGCAATGGAGGCAGATAGAGGAAGGATGAGAAGGAAGAGGGTGAAACGGTGTCCGCAAAGCAAATATGGTGAGTCATCAACCCAACAGCCACTGCTGTAactctgcctctgcctggggTTGTCCCTGTCCTTGGTGTTAGGGCAGTGGCATCCAGTGGGTACACTGGGTGCCGGGAGAGCCACCACAGTGGGGGCAGGTGATTGCGAGGGGAAGCCCAGCTGTCCAGGATCTCTGGGATAGTAGTGATGAGGCCTGAGATGGAGGCACtgagaaaatcatagaatcatagaatggtttgggttggaagggacctcaaagatcatctagttccaaccctcctgctacgggcagggtcaccctccactagaccacatcGCCCAAGGCCTCATCCAACCTCGtcttaaacactttcagggatggggcctccacaacctctctgggcaaccagttccagtacctcaccactctaacagtgaagaatttctttctaacatctaatctaaatcgaccctccttcagcttaaccccattaccccttgtcctgtcactacactccctgatggacagtccctcaccatctttcctgtaggtcccttcaggtacttgaaagccgcaattagatctcccggcagccttcttttctccaggctgaacaatcccaactctctcagcctgtcctcatagcagaggtgctccatccctctgatcagctttgtggcctcctctggactcgctccaacagctccatatctctcctgtactggggctcccagagctgaatgcagtactccaggtggggtaaTCTGGGAGAAAGTGGGGATTTGCTGGGCAGTGCAGGAGTATGGGGGACAGCGAGGACGTATCAAGGATGGGGCTTTGTAGGGACACTGTGTCGGTTGGGATGGCTGATGGGCGCATTGTGTGGTTAAGGGGTATGTGAAGAAAGGAGATTGCATTTTTGCTGGCTGTACTCATTATATATGGGAGCTGTGGGGGTAGAATATGAGGGGAGATTTAGGTTGTacataaggaagacatttttacGATGAGGTTGGTAAGACACTGGAataggttgtccagagaagttgtggatgccccatcactggaaatgttcaatgtcaggttggatggggctttgatcAAACCGATCTAGTGAAAGATgaccctgcccatggcagggcgctggaactagatgggctttgaggtcccttcctacccaaaccattctgtgatattatggttctatgattctatgaccttGGAAAAatgaggggctgtgggggagCTGCAGTTGCAGGAGTGAAATATTGAGGCAGTAGAGTATATGGGGTACTGTGGGCATATGGTGTCTGTGGGGATGAGATCAGGGTAGACTTTGGGCTTACTGGAGGCTGTAGAGATGGACTGTAAGGACTACAAGGATTGGTTATGGTGTTTGTAGGGGTAGATGGATGGATGAACGGCTGTTTGCAATTTGTGTTGCTCTACAGGATTGTCCTTGACCTGCAACGAGAGACTCTTGACCCATGGGAGAAGGAAAACGGGGTGGGAGAAAGGAGACAGGCTTCATGTAGGATTATCAGGTCGGTGTGGCATAAGGGCAAAggggtccaggaaggctgggcattcttcaagaaggaagtcttaaaggcACAAGACCAGGCTGTCCCTATGTGCCATAAGACAAACGGGCAGGGAAGAtgactggcctggctgaacagggagcttCTGCTgggactcaggaaaaaaaggagagtttatcactcttggaagaaggggcaggcaactcaagaAGAGTACAGGGATCTCGCTAGGTCATGCAGAGGgaaaattagaaaggcaaaagctCAGCTAGAGCTCAATCTGGCCACTGTTGTAAGGGATAGcaggaaatgtttttacaaatacatcaacaacaaaaagagggCCAAGGGGAATCTCCATCCTTCATTGGATGTGGAGGGGAACATGGCCACtaaggatgaagaaaaggctgagatatttaatgccttctttgcctcagtctttaataatcAGACCAGCTGCCCCTGGGgcattcagccccctgagctggaagacagggatggaggGCAGACTAAACCCCCCATGACCCAGGAGGAAGGAGTTAGTGACTTACTATGCCATctggacactcacaagtctatggTGCTGGATGGGATGCACCTGAGAGtgcagagggagctggcagacaagcttgccaagccactctccatcatttatcaacagtcctggttaacaggggaggtcccagatgaCTGGAGGCTTTCCAATGTGgtgcccatctacaagaaggtCCCGAAAGAGGATCTGGGAAgctacaggcctgtcagcctgacttCAGTgccggggaaggttatggagtgGTTCACCTTGGGTGCACTCACCAAATGTGTGCAAGACACCCAGGGGATCAGGCTAGGCAGCATGgattcatgaaaggcaggtcctgcctgaccaacctgatctcccTCTATGACCCGGTGACCCGCCGACccgcctagtggatgagggaaaggctgtggatgttatctacctggacttcagtaaagcttttgacacagtctcccacagcattctcctagagaagctggtggctcatgcCTTAGACAGGTGCGCTCTTCGCTGggtgaaaaactggctggaaggccaagcccagagagttgtggtgaacggagttaaatgcagttggtggccggtcacaagcggtgttccccagggctcagtcttggggccagttttatttaatatctttatcaatgatctggacaaggggattgagtgcgccctcagaaagtttgcagacaacatcAAGTTGTGTGGGAGCATCGATCTGATCAcgggtaggaaggctctgcagagggatctggacaggggggatcgatgggctgaggccaactgtatgaggtttgacaagggcaagtgccaggtcctgcacttgggtcacaccaaccccaggcaacgctacaggtTTGGGGAcgagtggctggaaagctgcctggaggaaaaggacctgggtgtgctggttgacagccagctgaacatgagccagcagcatgcccaggtggccaagaaggccaacagcatcctggcttgcatcaggaatactgtggccagcaggagtagggatgtGATTGTGTCCTTGTtctcggctctggtgaggctgcaccttgagtactgtgttcatttttgggcccctcactacaagaaagacattgaggtgctggagcctgcccagagaagggcaacaaagctggtgaagggtctggagcacaagtcttgcGAGGAGCAGCTGTGGGAACTGcagttgtttagtctggagaagaggaggctgaggggagaccttatcgctctttacaactacctgaaaggaggttgtggagagatgggtgttggtctctttcccaagcaacaagtgataggacaagaggaaacagcctcaattgctccaggggaggtttacgttggatattaggaaaaaattcttcactgatagggtggtcagacattggaacaggctccccagagaggtggtggagtcaccatccctggaggtgttcagaaAGCATTAGACATGTACTTTGGGACATGGCCTAGTAGACACAGTGGTGTTGGattgatggttggacttgatgatcctaaaggtcttttccaaccttaaagattctgtgattctatgattctatgggaTATAGGGTGTAGGGTAGCTGTCAGGCTATAAtgtgggagcagggatggagTGGATGAGGGATTATAGGAGTGGAGTAATGCAGTGAGTCTTCTACGGGGTGTTCTTCGTGCTATGGGGTGACAATGGGGCTTTGAGGTAGGCGTTGGGAGGCAGGCTGTAGGGTGGTTACTTGCCCACGGTGCAGAATTGGGCTACGTGTTGTGAGTGGGTTTATGGGGGAAGTTTCACGTTATGGAGTGGGCATTACGCTCTGGGGTAGACGTGAAGCTACAGGGCTGGAGTGGCACTATAGGTAAGGTTATACGCTATGGAGAAAGAACAGATGAAGAAATGGGAAGCTAGATGGTGGAAAACAGCACTTGAGCATAGGGTTTTGTTTACGAGGAGACAGTGCAGATATGGGGTGAGAGAGGGCTCTGGGGTGGGACAGAGCTGTGGTTTACCAGGGAGTGGCTTGGTGGTATTGTGGTGGTAGGAGTGGGCCCGTGTGGTCAGTGTTGGACgttggggtgggtttggggtaTGGAGCGGGAGTGGCACAATAGCATGGCACGATGGGGTTGGTGtttggccaggaggtgggagTCGGGCTATGGGATTGAGGTGGGACAGGCAAGGGTTATGGGGTGGAAACGCAGGATGGAGTAGGAGTGGGACTACGGCTTAGGCACCAGGCTATGGGGTTGCAGTGCACATCATGGACCACATAACAGGACCCCAGATGAATTGGTGCCATGAGGTAGTCCACATGCTGCCACAAGAGCTACTGGTAACAGGTGTATGGGCTGCCTATAGAGCATCAACGGAGACTTCACAGCCATGGTGACCTAGAAAGGGAACTGTAAGGGCAATCCACTGTATGGGCAACCACAGATCCCCGCAGGACTGTGGTATCTGGGTGCCCCTGCTGCACTCAACACACCCAACTGCTCCCCAGGAGAAACCCAGATgtcccagctcctctgctccacTGCCCCCACCTACTCCCTCAGGGGACCCAGGCATGCTGTATCCCCCTGTTCAACCCCACATGCAGCACTGCCCTCCAGGAGACCTGGGCAATGGGGTGCCCCAACCTACCTCACTGTCCGCTGTCCCCCATTCCTACCCACCCAGGACCCAGCTGCCCAGATGTCCCTGCTCCACCCACACCCCCAAGTACACCCAGATCCCTCTTGGCCCCCAGCCACAGGCTCTCCCCTAATTACCCAGTGCTATCTACAATTACTTAGGAGTAAGCAGCCTTCCCCTTAACCCCATGGCATGTCAGGTCATTGTTAGGGGGTTGCTCAATGAATGTAGGCCCTTCCTACATCCCCTACTTTATTCCATCCCTTCCCAGTGACCTCCAAACCCTCCGAGTTGCTCCACATGCTCTGCCATTGCACCCCAGCTCCTCTTCCAACCTCACAAGGACCCTACTTTCCCCAAGTCCCATGTTGCCTCTGCTCCTAGGACTTGTGTCTTCTCTCCTGGGGTCTTCGCAAGGACCTGTGTCCGTTTCCTCTGTAGGTTGTCCTGCGGTCATCTCCCTCTGGCAATTGCTCAAACTATGGGTTGTGACTTCCCTTCAGCACAACTCAACAGGAAACCTGTAATGGAGGAAGAGTCAGCAAAACTACGGCATGGAGAGGAAGCAGGCAAGGGTTGAAGGACCTGAGGCAGTACTTGGGGATTTAAGGAGGGGTGAACTGGGGCAAATTGGGCCCTGCAACTCTAGAATGAACTGTTAGACCCCAGTAGGTGTCCCCATCCCTATATGGGCAATTGTCCCTGGAGAAACCAGTCTCCTGCCTGTATCGGTAGCTTGGAAACAATGCTCAACACCTTCCAGCCATCCTGGGGCTCCAGGTGCCTTTGATCTATACCTTGGGCTGAGCAATCTTCTGTCTGCCTCCTTGTTTGCTAAACCACTGTCAAGGTGCCCCTGCAACACGTCATGTCTGtgcaaaaagaaacatcttttttcctttctctgttacAGAGAGGTTATGAGACTTTACCCGCTTACTCAAGGCTGCAAATGTACGAGCCCTTCCCATGTGAAAACCAGCAGGAAACGCTGTggtctgaaacagaaataaaaactgatgAGCTCATCGTTGCACATcagatgaaacaaaaagaactgcaagaagaaggaaatacGGTTTGGGGAGATGCAGGTTTTCACACTGCATGCGaccaggagctggcagaagaATTGCACAGGGCTGGGACCTCCGCAGCACACTAGGAAATGTATTCCCCCACCACGGCAACCACGCTGGAGCCCACAGCACCAGTGGGGACACACCAGGTGCTGTGGCACATTGGGACATGTCATCCCAGGGGCGAAGGAAGGCATCGCCCCTGTGTTGACCTCGGATCTCCTCCCCATCAGGCATTGGCGGGACCGtcccctctgctgtgctgtcctggtttcgacagggatagagttaatctccttcctagcagctggtgtagtgttgtgttttgaatttaggatgagaataatgttgataacacactgatgtttttagtcaTTGCCTAAACAACtaaagcagtcaaggacttctcagcttctcaccctgccctgccaacgagaaggctgagggtgcccaagaagctgggaggggacgtGGCCAGGAGAGCAGACCAAaactaaccaaagggatattccatactgtatgacatCATGTTCCTTATATAACTGCAGGCTGGGCCGGGAGGTGGGGCAACATcgacatcatcatcttccttttctgtcctattaaactctctttatctcaacccatgaggttttgtcggtttggtttttttccattctctcccCTGTTCCATGAAGAGGAAGGGAGTAAGCGAACGGCTCTTGTGGTTGTTCTAGCTGCTGGatgggctaaaccacaacacgtACCCAAATGTCCCCCAAGGCACGGAAAGGCCTGAGGGAAGGGCCAGACCCGGCTGTTTTTTGTAAATCTAAAATAGTAAACTAAAACTGTGGCTTTGGACCATAAAAATGAGGCTTGGTAGTCTAAAAGGAAGGTTAAGACCCTACAAATGAAGTTTTGGATCCCACAAATGATAATTAGAACATGATGAATGAGGCTTTGGATTCTAAAAATGACAGTTTGGACCTGAAATAGATTCTTTGAGCCTTAAAAAATGAGGCTTTCCGCTCTGAAAAGGATGTTTGGACCTGAAAAAATGAGgcttttaacaataaaaatgaggctttgagaaccaaaatgaggttttgttcCCTACAGGGAGTGTTGGGACAATAAAACTGACGCTTTGTACCCTAGAATTGATGGTCTGAACTGTATAAAATAAGACTTCGGAAACTAAAAATGACACTTTGGACCCTAAAATGATACTTCAGACTTCACAAATGTAGCTTTGCACCTTAAAAAAAGTGGGCTTTGGCCCTAAAAATGAGGGTTTAGacctttaaaatgaagcttCAGGCCTTAAAAAGATTATGAGCCCTAAAATTAAGACTTTAAGCTGTAAAAGGAGAGTTTGGACCctaaaaatgaagctttgaGCACAGTAACTAAGAATTTGGGCTATGAAAtcagcttttgtttcttaaaataaggTGAAAGGACGtgaaaaatgaggctttgaAATGCAACCTGAGGCTTTGACCATGAAAATTAGGCATCAGGTCcaatttaaaggtttttttttttagctgtgctTGCCCTGTTTGCCTGTGCTGTTCACAGCGCTCCTGGTCGCTGGTGCTTCCTAAGCGCTTTTTTTGTCTGTTGGCAGGGAGGGGTTTTGGTTGCCATTGCTCCTGGCCCTGCTCAGGTCTCATCAGCCACTGTCGTGTGAGCTCTTGGCAGATCTCTCGGCTTCCCATGAGGATCCCCTGGTTCAGGAAACCCCCCTGTGCACCATGCCAGAGAGCTCGGCTGTGGATGGTGCCACCACCGGAGCTGCTCACCTTGGTGACTCTTGGCTCACTCAAATGACAATATCGTGACTCAATCCAAATGACTGTTTGGATGCCCGAAGGGATACTTTGGGACTTTAAAAAGTGATGCTTTGGGCCCTGAAAATGAGGCTTGCCTCTTGAAAATGAGGGTTTGGGCTTTAAAAACGTGAGATTGGACCTTAAAAAGGGGTTTGGACACTTGTATGAGGCTTTGGCAGGAGGTCCCATGGGGCGTTCCTTGGGACCAGACTGGCCGGGAAGGACCAGGGCCCTCCTCCCCACTGGCTGCCCCAGGGACGCCGAGGGGTCCAGGAGAAGCCGGGGCCTGGACGGGCTGGAGCGGCCGGGGAAGGTTCTGGGCTGAAGGCGGGCAGGGAGCCGTCCTCAAAAGTAATGAGCACTTGGGCCCTACAATGAGGCTTGCAGCCCTTCCAATTAGACTTTAGGCCGGGAAGAGTTAGACCCCAAAATGAGTATCTGGACCCTAAACATGACTATTTGCACACTCCAAATGAAGCTCAGGCCCTTAGCAATGACTCCTTTTAC
This window harbors:
- the LOC142599681 gene encoding uncharacterized protein LOC142599681; this translates as MIIYCLVTLLTSSLFSSQCRSLTAFLQLLPLAVSSADLLPSPTLSADPSYHYYYEGEYLALICLATTKRNIGGFRFFNQSGDQIYLQAPYSLPKARLQLTATNTSREYTCMYFVEDFGHQIPSNRSLPLSIEVRAAPVAPTLSLDPQQEFYRIGDSVRLLCSIPSSADYVREVQYYADHGFQMSIPVSNMRNYSYDLSITGKEVSGSYSCAYFVTLSDRPVLSERSHWINVNMKSHKISWIRDIIVGGSFFTINGLIFFFSHRLMKRRDLKEGFRMD